CTCAACCACTACTCGCTGTTCCGCGTCGGCGCGACATATCTGTTCCCCGACAACGAGCATTTGGCGATCCGGCTCGAGTACAAAAACGGTCGCGTCGAGGACACCCTCCAGCGAGTCGAAACGGTAACGTTGTCGTTTGGCGCCCGCTTCTAGATCGGAGCAGCGTCCGAATCGCGAACACGGGAAAGGGGTCCCTCGCGGGACCCCTTGCGCGAGACGAGGACGGCGGTCCGCCGCCTCAGCGAAGGATGCTCTGCAGCTTCATGGCGACGCCCATGTCGCCCTCGATCTTGAGCTTGCCGGTCATGAACGCGGTCATGCCGTCGAGCTTGCCGCCGACCATGTCGACGAGATCCGAGAGCGACATCTTGATGGTGCAGTCGGCGGCGTTGTCGTCGTTGCTGACGGCTACCGGGGTGCTCTTGCCGTCGATGAAGATCGCGCCTTCCGGCGTGGCGAACTTCACCGTGTTGCCGAACGCGCTCTTGCTGCCGGCGCCGGCCTTCATCTTCTCGGTCAGTTCCGCGAGGGTCATGTCCGTCTCCCTGTTCGATTGGATGGCGCCCCGGCCCGCAGAATGACGGGCGGCGGCGTGGTTCACAACGGCGGCCGAACCATGATTGACCTTTACGTAAACGTCAATTATGAACCGGACGCGCGCGTGAACAGGCGTTTACGCTCGATGGCACGCGGCCTAGTGTCGAACGAACGAAGAGCACGAGGGGGAGATCGATGCCTTACCGGTCGGTGCTGCGTCCGGGCATCTTCGCCGGCCAGACCATGATGGTGACCGGTGGCGGCAGCGGTCTGGGCCGCTGCGCCGCGCACGAGATGGCGGCGCTGGGCGCGCATGTCGTGATCACCGGGCGCAAGACCGAGAAGCTCGAGGCGGTGAAGGCGGAGATCGAGGCCGATGGCGGCGCATGCTCGTTCCAGGCCTTCGACATCCGCGAGGAGCAGCCGGTCAAGGACGCAATCGCCGCCATCGTCGCCGAGCGCGGCCGCGTCCACGGACTGTTCAACAACGCCGGCGGCCAGTTCCCAGCCCCGGCCGAGGCGATCAGCCAGCGCGGCTTCGACGCCGTCGTGCGCAACAACCTCACCGGCGGTTTCCTGGTGGCGCGCGAGGTCTACCTCCAATCGATGCGCGACCACGGCGGATCGATCGTGTTCATGTCGGCGGACATGCGCAACGGCATGCCCGGCATGGTGCATTCCGGCGCCGCGCGCTCGGGCACCGAGAACCTCGCGATGACGCTGGCCTTCGAGTGGGGCCACGCGGGCGTGCGCGTGAACACGGTGTCGCCGGGCTGGATCGCGTCGTCCGGCATGGACACCTACGAGGGCGAGTTCAAGCGCGCCATCCCCCTGCTGAAGAACCACGTGCCGGTGCGCCGGCTCGGCACCGAGAGCGAGGTCTCGGCGGCGGTGTGCTTCCTGATGAGCGAGGCGGCGGGCTTCGTCACCGGCCTCAATTTCCGGATCGACGGCGGCGTGCCGTTGGGGACCCGCAACATTCCCCTGCCCGACGGCCGCGGCACCGAGGCGTACCACGGCTTCCACCGCACCATCATCCCCAAGGTGCTGGGGGGATGATGCTCGGAGCCGCGCACGTCTTCCCTTCTCCCCCTGAAGAGCGGGAGAAGGTGCCCGTCGGCCGGCTGAGCGGCTTCCACACCACGCCGTCCCGCACCAATCGCGCGCTTGCACCGCGAAGGCCGTCATCCGGCGCAACGCGCCACCTTCTCCCCTACTTCAGGGGGACAAGGAAGATCAGGACCTGATCCGAGAACCATGCCCGTCATCGAAACACAGATCGACACCCGCTCCGAGGAGTACCGGGGCAACCGCGAGGGGATGCTGGCGGCGATCGAGGCGTTCCGCGCCGCCGAGCGCGCCGTGCACGCCATCGCCGAAAAGGCGCGGCCGCGGTTCCGGCAGCGCAAGCAGCTGATGCCGCGCGAGCGCGTCTCCTTGCTGCTCGACCCCGGCGCGCCGTTCCTCGAACTGATGGGGCTGGCCGGCTACAAGATGCACGACGACCGCGACGGCTCGAGCGCCGGCGGCGGCAACATCGTCGGCATCGGCTACGTCGAGGGCGTGCGCTGCGTGGTGTCGGCGACCAACAGCGCCGTCAAGGGCGGCACGATCGCGCCCGCCGGCCAGCGCAAGGGCCAGCGCACGCAGCAGATCGTGATGGAAAACAAGCTGCCGGTGATCAACCTGGTGGAGTCCGGCGGCGCCAACCTGCTCTACCAGTCCGAGATCTTCGTGCCCGGCGGCCGCGGCTTCGCGAACCAGGCGCGCATGTCGGCGATGGGAATCCCCCAGGTGACGGTGGTGCACGGTTCCTCGACCGCCGGCGGCGCCTACCTGCCCGGACTCAGCGACTACGTCATCATGGTGCGCAACCAGGCCAAGGTGTTCCTCGCCGGCCCGCCGTTGCTCAAGGCCGCGACCGGCGAGATCGCCACCGACGAGGACCTCGGCGGCGCGGAGATGCACAGCGTCGTGTCGGGCGTGTCCGAATGGATGGCCGAGAACGACGCGGACGGCATCCGCCTGGCGCGCGAGGTCGTGCGCCAGTGGCACTGGAACGACCACATCCCGCCGCGCCGCGACAGGCCGTTCCGCGAGCCCCTGTACGATATCGACGAGCTCTGCGGCGTCGTGCCGCCGGACTACCGCCAGCCCTACGACGTGCGCGAGGTGGTCGCGCGGGTCGCCGACGGCTCGGAATTCCTCGAGTTCAAGGCGCTCTACGACCAGCAGACGATCTGCGGCTGGGGGCGATCGAAGGGGAGCCCGTCGCCTTCATCGGCAACAACGGCCCGATCACCGTGAAGGGCGCGACCAAGGCGGCGCAGTTCATCCAGCTCTGCTGCCAGTCCAGGACGCCGATCGTCTACCTTCAGAACACCACCGGCTACATGGTCGGCACGGAGTCGGAGAAGGGCGGCATCGTCAAGCACGGCTCCAAGATGATCCAGGCGGTCGCCAACGCCACGGTGCCGCAGATCACCATCGTGATCGGCGGCAGCTTCGGGGCCGGCAACTACGGCATGTGCGGCCGCGCCTACGACCCGCGCTTCATCTTCGCGTGGCCCAACAGCCGGACCGCCGTGATGGGCGGCGAGCAGGCCGCGACGGTGATGAAGATCGTCACCGAGCAGAAGCACCTGCGCGAGGGCACCGAGCCGCCGCGCGAGCAGATCGAGAAGATGTACAAGGGCATCGTCGAGCAGTTCGACCGCGAGTCGACGGCGCTCTACAGCACCGCCCACCTGTGGGACGACGGATTGATCGATCCGCGCGACACGCGGCGGGTGCTCGCATACACGCTGTCGATCGCGCGCGAATCGGCTGTGCGGACGCTTCGCGCCAGCACGTTCGGCGTGGCGCGGATGTGAGGCGGATGACCGCGAGCGGCGTGTCCTTTCCCTTCTCCCCTCGAAGGAGGGGAGAAGGTGGCGCGAAGCGCCGGATGAGGGGCTTCACGGTCACAGATCGAGCGAGGTGCGCATTGAAAGTCCAGCGAAGCCCCTCATCCGCCCCTACGGGGCACCTTCTCCCTCGCTGACGGGGGAGAAGGGAAGATATTCAACCGAGGAACGGCCGATGAAGTTCACTCCCGAGCACGAGGCGTTGCGCCGCACATGGCGCACCATCATCGACCGCGAGATCAATCCGCACATGGACGAGTGGGAGCGCGCCGGCGTGTTCCCCGCGCACGAGCTGTTCAAGAAGCTCGGCGACGCCGGCCTGCTGGGCGTCGACAAGCCGGTCGAGTTCGGCGGCGCCGGGCTGGACTTCTCCTACGCCATGATCTGCTCGGAGTCGCTCGGCTGGGTGAACGGCGGCTCGGTGCCGATGGCGGTGGGCGTGCAGATCTCGATGGCGACGCCGGCGCTGGCGCGCTTCGGCAGCGACGACCTGCGTCGCGAGTTCCTGGCGCCGTCGATCAGCGGCGATTTCGTCGCCTGCCTCGGCGTCTCCGAGGTCGGCGCCGGCTCGGACGTGGCCTCGATCAAGACCACCGCGCGGCGCGAGGGCGGCGACTGGGTCATCAACGGCGGCAAGATGTGGACCACCAACGGCACGCAAGCCGACTGGATATGCCTGCTGGCCAACACCGGCGACGGTCCCGTCCACCAGAACAAATCGCTGATCTGCGTGCCGATGAAGACCAAGGGCGTGCAGATCGCCAGGAAGCTGAACAAGCTGGGCATGCGGGCCTCGGACACCGCCCAGATCTTCTTCGACGACGTGCGGGTGCCCGTGCGCAACACCATCGGCCAGCCCGGCATGGGCTTCGTCTACCAGATGCGCCAGTTCCAGGAGGAGCGTCTGTGGGCCGGCGCCGGCACGCTGGCCGGCTGCGAGCGCATCATCAACGCGACCATCGAGTACACGCGCGAGCGCAAGGTGTTCGGCCGGCCGCTGCTCGACAACCAGGTCATCCACTTCCGGCTGGCCGAGCTGATGAGCGAGGTCGAGGCGCTGCGCTCCCTGGTCCACCGCGCTTGCGAGATCCATCTCGCCGGCGAGGACGCGACCCTGCTGGCGTCGATGGCGAAGCTCAAGGCCGGCCGCCTGCGGCGCGAGGTCTCCGACGCCTGCCTGCAGTACTGGGGCGGCGCCGGCTACATGTGGGACAACCCCGTGGCGCGGTCCTACCGCGACGGCCGGCTGGGTTCGATCGGCGGCGGCGCCGACGAGGTCATGTTGCAGATCATCGCCAAGACCATGGGCACGCTGCCCAAGCCCGCGAAGCATTGACGGAAGCGGCGAAGGAGCCGGCCATGCAGTTCACCACCGAGCACGACCAGATCCGCCGCACGCTGCGGACGATCATCGACCGCGACATCAATCCGCACGTCGACCAGTGGGAGGAGGACGGGATCTTCCCGGCGCACGAGGTGTTCAAGAAGCTGGGCGACGCCGGCCTGCTGGGCATCCACAAGCCGGTGGCGTTCGGCGGCATGGGGCTCGACTACTCCTACGCCATGGCGATGGCCGAGGAGCTGGGCCACATCAACTGCGGCTCGGTGCCGATGGCGATCGGGGTGCAGACCGACATGGCGACGCCGGCGCTGGCGCGGTTCGGCAGCGACGATCTGCGCCGCGAGTTCCTGGCGCCGTCGATCAGCGGCGACTTCGTCGCCTGCCTCGGCGTCTCCGAGGTCGGCGCCGGTTCGGATGTCGCGTCGCTCAAGACGATGGCGCGCCGCGTCGGCGGCGACTACGTCATCGACGGCGGCAAGATGTGGACCACCAACGGCACGCAGGCCGACTGGATATGCCTGCTCGCCAACACCGGCGACGGGCCGGCGCACAAGAACAAATCGATGATCTGCGTGCCCATGAAGACGAAGGGCGTTCAGGTCGTCCAGAAGCTCGACAAGCTCGGCATGCGCAGCTCCGACACCGCGCAGATCTTCTTCGACGGCGTGAAGGTCCCGGTGCGCAACCTCGTCGGCCAGGAGGGCATGGGCTTCACCTACCAGATGCAGCAGTTCCAGGAGGAGCGGCTGTGGGGCGCGATCAGCGCCGTGGTCGGCATGGAGCGCCTCATCGACCAGACCATCGAGTACACGCGCGGGCGCAAGGTCTTCGGCAAGCCGCTGCTCGACAACCAGGTGATCCATTTCCGGCTGGCCGAACTCAAGACCGAGATCGAGCTGGTGCGCTCGCTGTGCTACCGGGCCTGCGAGGAGTACGTCGACGGCGCCGACGTCACGCTGCTGGCGTCGATGGCCAAGCTCAAGGCTGGACGCATGATGCGCGTCGTCACCGATGGCTGCCTGCAGTACTGGGGCGGCGCCGGCTACCTCTGGGAGTCGCCGACCGCGCGCGCGTTCCGGGACTCGCGGCTGGCCTCGATCGGCGGCGGCGCCGACGAGGTCATGCTCCAGATCATCAGCAAGATGATGGGAACCCTGCCCCGGCTCGGCAACCGCTGACCGGCCGCCCCCGACGCGTGGAGAGACACCGATGGCCGAATTCCGCACCGCCTACGAGGCGCTCATCGTCCGGCGCGACCGTTCGCGCCTGCACGTCACGCTCAACCGCCCGCAGGTCAAGAACGCGCTCAACCCGACTCTGATCGGCGAGCTGACCGAGGTGTTCACCACGCTC
The genomic region above belongs to Rhodospirillales bacterium and contains:
- a CDS encoding acyl-CoA dehydrogenase family protein; its protein translation is MQFTTEHDQIRRTLRTIIDRDINPHVDQWEEDGIFPAHEVFKKLGDAGLLGIHKPVAFGGMGLDYSYAMAMAEELGHINCGSVPMAIGVQTDMATPALARFGSDDLRREFLAPSISGDFVACLGVSEVGAGSDVASLKTMARRVGGDYVIDGGKMWTTNGTQADWICLLANTGDGPAHKNKSMICVPMKTKGVQVVQKLDKLGMRSSDTAQIFFDGVKVPVRNLVGQEGMGFTYQMQQFQEERLWGAISAVVGMERLIDQTIEYTRGRKVFGKPLLDNQVIHFRLAELKTEIELVRSLCYRACEEYVDGADVTLLASMAKLKAGRMMRVVTDGCLQYWGGAGYLWESPTARAFRDSRLASIGGGADEVMLQIISKMMGTLPRLGNR
- a CDS encoding acyl-CoA dehydrogenase family protein, which codes for MKFTPEHEALRRTWRTIIDREINPHMDEWERAGVFPAHELFKKLGDAGLLGVDKPVEFGGAGLDFSYAMICSESLGWVNGGSVPMAVGVQISMATPALARFGSDDLRREFLAPSISGDFVACLGVSEVGAGSDVASIKTTARREGGDWVINGGKMWTTNGTQADWICLLANTGDGPVHQNKSLICVPMKTKGVQIARKLNKLGMRASDTAQIFFDDVRVPVRNTIGQPGMGFVYQMRQFQEERLWAGAGTLAGCERIINATIEYTRERKVFGRPLLDNQVIHFRLAELMSEVEALRSLVHRACEIHLAGEDATLLASMAKLKAGRLRREVSDACLQYWGGAGYMWDNPVARSYRDGRLGSIGGGADEVMLQIIAKTMGTLPKPAKH
- a CDS encoding SCP2 sterol-binding domain-containing protein, which codes for MTLAELTEKMKAGAGSKSAFGNTVKFATPEGAIFIDGKSTPVAVSNDDNAADCTIKMSLSDLVDMVGGKLDGMTAFMTGKLKIEGDMGVAMKLQSILR
- a CDS encoding SDR family oxidoreductase, with translation MPYRSVLRPGIFAGQTMMVTGGGSGLGRCAAHEMAALGAHVVITGRKTEKLEAVKAEIEADGGACSFQAFDIREEQPVKDAIAAIVAERGRVHGLFNNAGGQFPAPAEAISQRGFDAVVRNNLTGGFLVAREVYLQSMRDHGGSIVFMSADMRNGMPGMVHSGAARSGTENLAMTLAFEWGHAGVRVNTVSPGWIASSGMDTYEGEFKRAIPLLKNHVPVRRLGTESEVSAAVCFLMSEAAGFVTGLNFRIDGGVPLGTRNIPLPDGRGTEAYHGFHRTIIPKVLGG